tttacagacagaacttttgattttaataatatactagtaaatgttaattaaaatgaataaactttagaagtttttaaatgtgagttcatgttaattaatttaggtaactaatgttaacaaatggaaactTAAGTGTTTCCGAAATATCTAAAAACTAAATATTGTCAGCATATAATAATCATGCGTTGTgttctttatgttgttttatatgtagaCTAAAAAACAAGGCAAATACGATGCTACACAGATTGCATTACCATAGAAACTATAACCACAGTGCAACAGGAATTAACATTATCTATTCCAGCAGATAATATTATCTATTACATTATCTATTCAAACTGACTACTAGTCAACTGAATGATATAAAAGCAGATATTTTCTGTTGTAACATCAGTGTAAACCTACAAATCATTTATTGTGCAAAGATACATATTTTGATAACTTGTCCATTTCTGAAAAATACTTAGTGTCTTCTTTGATGAGGCTGAATGCTGTCAGTTCCCTTGAATTCTCTCATATACATTTTGTCTTGCAGAGCGACATCCTACAATACTTtgcatagaaaataaataaataaataaataatgtttactgTTATCTTGTTATCTGGACTATTCTCAGAATTCAATGATGAATGAAATATTATCAAAGGGTGCCAAAAAATCTCAGCTTACCTAATGGGTATCATAGAAAGAACAGTGAAGATGCTTGACAGTATGAAGACAAACCCTGGGAAGGTGTCAAGTGTGACTTGATAGATCTTAGTGTAGATGGGTGTGGTGACCAAGCTTGCAAGTTTGAAGGACAACTGGAGCATGACAAAGGTAATGCCTATGGGAAGAAAAGTAACTCTTCATGAAAATTACAAAAGACATGTTTCACTACGTTGTGGAGCTCCAAACCAAAGTTTGAGAGGAGCTTGTTCAGCTTGGCATCCCATCACCACCCCAACTAtgcctttatttttaatctcTTCATATCAGTTTCACAGGTTCTGTGCCAACAAGGGGTTGGCTGGTGTGGTCTGTGGTTATGACATATCAGAAGAGTAGGGGGCCAAGCACTGAACCCTGAGGCTCTCCGATATAGTTAGCTGATGAGATTTGAACAGTATGATGAGAGCAATTGAACAGTTAATCTTTAGCGACTAACTGTATTGTATCGTTGAgattaacatttttttccctcaaaccAGTGGTTCAAACTTGCCAAGTAACATGATTTCAgcaaacaaggcttcgttacatcatactGTTTCGAACCTTggttacaaaacattttgcaattggtttgtaaaaggtgtCATTATACATGTTTGGACTGAGTTTTCATTGCATTTACACCATACCTTTTACCAGCAGGTGCCGCCAACCTGTGGTGTTTCAAGTGCTTTGAGTGAATCATCATTATCCCATCAGCTTACCACTGGAGTGCCTCAGctttcggtgcttggccccctACTCTACTGATATATCAAACTCTAGCTCAACCTGTCAAAGACAGAACTCCTTGTCACCTCAGCCAGCCTATTAATTCACTCCAAACCATCAGTTGTTTTTACAACTGGGACCAATGACAATTATTAGTAAAGCAGCAAGATTTAATAGAGATtcaaaaggattagttcactttcaaatgaaaattaccccaagctttattcaccctcaagccatcctaggtgtatatgactttcttctttctgatgaacacaatcggagaaatattaataaatatcctgacacatccaagctttataatggcagtgagcgggatcaatgagtatgagctgaagaaagtgcctccattcacatccatccatcataaacaaaCTCCACACGAATcttgggggttaataaaggccttctaaagtgaagtgatgcctttgtgtaaaaaaaattatccatatttaacaaattatgagtaaaatatctagcttccgccagaccgccttctgtattctacttatgaagaaagtgtaaaagtctcacagttcaaaaagcttacactacgtcctataccttccctattcaacttatggaaaaagcttaaaggggctatatgtaagatttttactttaataaagcataaaaataccccaatatgtttgcagatatttaggaaacatgctaaatTCACCTacttgtttctcagaaaaacaatgctacagccagacattccactttgaaatgtgcatctgtctttgttttggtcTATGCGAAACCACGTGCTGCCAGTTTatccaatagtatttcgacatcacaggttgccagttggcggaaaacacCGCGTATTGAAGCCATGGaaaccagcaaacaaactgggtcagagaatcgcagattctacctgacctaaaaagcctctgcatccatctaaaaatctctatgaacaacagcatattaaaacacagatAAATTAACTTATCAGCTTATagtgtgtaagtctcctcaGCTTTCATTGTCAATTGCGCTCCCTCTTGTTGCGTCCTCAAGCTGGCCACCCGCGTCTTTGAacgagggggcggggcaaacaatattttgaatttggactgcagtacctatTTCGACCACTGGGTGAGCACCtttaactgacgtgacgccagttccattttttcgtaattgaatacagaaggcggtctggtggaagctatatattttacttcataacttgttaaatatggatttttttttttttttttttttcacacaaatgcatcgcttcacttcagaaggcatttattgaCCACcaggagccgtgtggagtatgcttatgatggatggatgtaaaTGGAGACACTTCcacgctcactgccattataaagctcggatgcgtcagaatatttattaatatatctccaattgtgttcatcagaaagaagaaagtcatatacacctaggatggcttgagggtgagtaaagcttggggtaattttcatttgaaattgaactaatcttttaactGTTTGTGTTGTATTTATCATTCTTTTTTATGTAGACTTATATTAGAGTTTATAATTGTTTATTAGTTAATTATTGGATGATGGTTTGGATGTCATTATTCTTACCTATGTATGATTATCACCTCTATTTGTACTGTTCTCCGTTTTGTAAGAAATCATACCTTGACAAAGACTACTTGTTTTgctgaaatgtataaaatgtgcTTAAGAGAGTGTGCAGTTATATCTTCTCTTCATCAGTTACAATACTAACACCAGCTGGGTCAGACAGAACATGGGGGTTGGTAAACACTCAACCTCTCAATGACTACCAGATAACAACCAGGtcagaaataataattttacactTGCCTATAAAGCTACTTCTTGTTACTACatgaaataattataaatattctCGCGGCCTCCACCTGTGAATACGGTGACACATAGTTTcacttctctctttttttttctttttttttcactgtttcaCTGTTTTCACTTCATTTTCTGAACACATACAACAGATAGGCTTCATAGCACAGTTACatgaaaaaacatttgaaatgtgaCAAGGGTCCATTGAATTTACTTTTGAGGAAAGTTTAGTTTTCCATAAAGCCTGTCTTTGACAGCACCTTATGGAGACACATAACTTTTAGGGTACTGACAGAATAAAGAACTGAGACCTACCATATGAGGTTCCCTTGACCTGTTTGGAGAGCAGTGATCGAATGGTGGGCATTGGAATCAGAGCAAACAGAGTGATAGAGCGAGCTAAAGAAGACAAGAACAAAACCTCAGATCAGAGGAGAATAACAAGTCAcagtaataaaattatttatagagAATTCCTGGTTTTAGcaactatttacacttattacatttacatttaaatgtgcttttgttAATGTGGTGTACTCTGACCATGTTAATGCCAATTTGCTTTTATAGTACTCTACTTTACTACTTTTTACTACTTTTAACTCtacttttgaacattctgttgactataagtaactttgcaactgcatgtcaactaactctcattagagtattagtagactgactgcttaatatctgctaactctttattgtgatggttccccaacagacattttactgactataagtaactttgcaagtacatgtcaacttattcttaccctaaccctaccagtctactaatactctacactctaatgagagttagtagaCATGTATTTGCAACGTTACTTATAGAATTCAACAGAATGTgttaaagggaccatcaaaataaagtgaaacaaaaaaatggaTAGACTATACTTATTGTGTAAACACATGTTGTTACtttatacttacatttaaagtacttacatgtaattacatatgtaattaaaCTTTTGACTGTAACCCAACACACCCCTACCCATATATCCTAACCTTGATAGCAGCAAATGTGAATATGGCAAAACAACATGTATGTAGACAATAGGTATGCTTCATTTTATAGTTTAAGTGTATAGTAGTTAAAGATACCTAATATAAAGTGCTATAAGTATAATATAAAAGCTCAAGTAGGCCTAGCGTCAAGTAGCTAAATAACTTTTTTGGATAATGACTATAATTTATAACTTACCCAAAAAATACATTGGAGTTGTGGTCACAAATGCCATGAAATAAATCCCTAATGCAAAAGACACCATCCCGACCATGATCATGCTTTCATCTTTAACAGAACATCTTGTGAACATCTTTACACCCAAAAAACTGGTGATGAAGAGAAGGGATCCAGCCGCGTTTCCATAACCCACCTCAGTTGCGCCCCAGTTCAGCGGGTCTTTGAGCACATACGCGGCCAACATCTCCATCCCTCCCGCTACTGCTATATCATACAAAATTCCACTGACGAAGAGCAAAGCGATGTTTATTTTATCACGGGCTTCCTGGTTTATGATCCCCAAACTTTCCCGTCGCTCCTGCCTTTCTCCAAGCACTGAGGCATTATCGAACCGCAGGATAAATGCCGCATAGAGCAGGCAGATGAAATACAGTACCACACTCAAACTAGATAAAATGCCTCCTTGTTTAAAACCTACAGTATAGAGGTCAAATAAATGACCAGAGGCCAAACTGCCAATGAAACCGGCAATTCCATACACCAGCTCCGTCCTCATGATGCGCACGGACCGCTCTTCCTCACTTGAGCACACCGACACCAGCGCCATTACACCTGCCCAGTATGATGCGAACCCGCCACACAGTCCATGGATCACCGGGACTGCGTACAACACCTGGAGAGGCCATTCCAATACAATATCCAACAAGAGCAAACCTCTAGACAGAAAGTAACCAACCAGAGGAACAACTATTGGCACTTTCCTGTAACCTTTGTCTCCAACCTTTGCCAAGAGGATCGCAGGCACAATTGGCATGAACTTAAGCAACATATTGAAGGTCATGTTGAAGTTGGTAATAGCTTTCTGCTCGCTGTCCTGGTCGGTGGCGTTTGCGCATCGTTCTTTAACGACCATTTGGAGAGCGGTGTCAAAAAACGAGCTGGCCACTTGGGCACAGAAAACTAGAGGCGCGATGTATTTACGAAAGGACATCATAAAGTTCATGAAAataacagaaacaaacaaaaacttatTTGATCAGAGTCGATACACTATAAGAGCTCAGTCTTTCTGGGAGAAGTTCATCGCGTCATTCTGCTATGGGGAAGTTGCACACTGAAATACTTCCAGTGGTTAGTCACGTTTCAACCACACGCAAACACATTTACTTCTAAATAATGAGGATATAAAGATTTGTTTAACATAAAGTTACTTAACcctatatttactttatttacttcCTAAAAAAAGGAGATGCGTTTTATTGTAGTGCAAATATGtttcttaaaaaagaaataactgGCTATAATTTGGTTATCCCCAAATGATGCAATATCTGCTTGGTTTGTGTGAACCAGTCAAACAAGATCTCACGTAGAGGAGTACTAGTCAATGATCTCATTTCATGCCACGAGGAATTTTGTCTTAAAGAGATAGTctccctaataataataataataataataataataataataaattgtcaTAATCTACTCGCTCTcatgttgtttcttttttaatggaACACAAAGTAATATGAATATACTATTGCAAGGCTATTATTTTGAATGTTGGTGCTGCTCTTTTTCAGAAGTGAAGCTTTAAGTTGGACAAAAGGCAACAAAATCTCTATAATAGTCCATGACACTTGTGTGTTAAAGTGCATGACTTCTGAAGTTTTgacaaatttaaattttatattgaaatgttttatttttaaaacccaCCAGTAGCTATTGCTTTTTAGGTATATAGAGCAgacttaaattataaaaatatcatgTGGTGTGATTGTTCAGTCATAACTGAAAATTGTAAATCACTCACTTTGTGAAATAATGttatcatatttttcataattccattttttttttttttttttttttttttacatttgttgaaCAAATCTCCAATGCACTTTTATTGTAATTTccatcaataaataaatgtcatctgatgatgatgattgtttatgaaatatcttaaagggttagctcacccaaaaatgaaaattatgtcatttattactcaccctcatgtcgttccacacccataaggcctgcatcgccagcaacaacactccctttttcaatgcacagaaagctactaaaaacatattttaaaaagttcatgtgattacagtggtttaaccttcaTATTATAAAGCgccaagaatactttttgtgtgctaaaaataacaaaataacgactttattcaacaatatctagtgatgggcgattcaaaacgatgcttcatgaagcttcaaagctttaagaatcatttgttttgaatcagtggttcagagtgccaaaatcacatggtttcagtaaacaaggcttcgttacgtcataagtgttttgaaacttcaatagttcacgtgattttggcagtttgatacgtgctccgaatcactgattcgaaaccaatgattcataaagctttgaagcttcatgaagcagtgttttgaaatcgcccataactagatattgttgaataaagtcatattttgttatttttggcacacaaaaagtattcttgtcgctttataatattaaagttgaaccactgtactcacatgaactgttttaaatatgtttttagtagctttctgggcactgaaaaagggagtgttattgcaggcgatgcaggcctcactgagccatcggattttatcaaaaatatcttaatttgtgttctgaagatgaacaaaggtcttacgggtgtggaacgacatgagggtgagtaattaatgacataattttcatttttgggtaaactaaccctttaaggtgtaATTAACAAGAAAAGGCCATTTTGAGATTAAGCACCAGAAGTGACATAATAAAGAAGCATGCAAAGAACCCTTGGGAGACATGTATGAGGTTATTATCActcttttaaaggattagttcactttcaaatgtaaATTACCCTAAGCTTTATTCacccatcctaggtgtatatgactttcttctttctgacgaacacaatcggagatatattaataaatatcctgatgcatccgatcttaataatggcagtaagcgatacgagtatgagctgaagaaagtgcttccattcACATTAATCCATCGTAAACATACTCcaatggctccagggggttaataaaggccttctgaagcgaagcgatgcatttgtgtaaaaaaaaaaaaatccatatttaacaagttatgaagtaaaatatctagcttccgccagactgccttccgtattcaaattagaCGGAACTGGCgttgcgtcagttaagctttttctttaagttgaatagggaaggcgtaggacgtagttgtaagctttttgaactgcgagagttttcgCAAGTTTCTTCGTGTCTAGAATACAGAGACGGTCCcacggaagctagatattatacttcataacttgttaaatatggatttttttttttacaccaacacatcgcttcacttcagaaggcctttattaaccccccggagccgtgtggagtacacgtttatgatggatggatgtggatggaggcacttcatcttcatactcattggtcccgctcactgccattataaagcttggatgcatcaggatatttattaaaatatctccgactgtgttcatcagaaagaagaaagtcacatacacctaggatggcatgagtgtgagtaaagctTAGGCTAATTTTCatatgaactaatcctttaaatctgaaaaataATCACATTGCAAACTGCTGCACTCACATAGTGTAGGCTACTCTATAGGGTATATGCAGGTATACACTATATGATCACCTACGTTtcaataattttgttttgtgtagGTGCTGCTCTTTATGAATCTCTTAACAGAATAGTTTGAATGGTTACAGCTTAAATTCTTGTGCTATTACTGTCTGGATTATGTTTTGTTCATTGATTTggtttggttctgttctgtttcccTGCTGTGTATCCTGACCTAGTTTCCTATGTGTTCCAGTTTGTTCCCTTAGTTGCTGATTTTGTTGATCTGTTGTTTAATTAGTTTCCTCATTactccctgtgtatttaagtcctTAGTTTTCCTTCGTGTGCTCGTTTTGTAGTTTATGTTAATTTGCAGTTGTGATTCTGACACTCCTGCATGTTCTCCTTGCTTATTAAAAGACTCTTTATTTATCTTTGATTTGTGCGTGTTCATCTACACATGACAATTACATTGTCACAGATTTCGGTACATTTAGATGGAGTCAAGGAAAGAATAGGGATGAtttacacattttctttttaatgagaaaataattatatatgtgtgtaagaGTGAGACTTACAATtactataaaacaatataagCAGAATATTAACATACAATAAGTGGTTAACATGTCAAAAGAGGGCTTTTGAAAGCATGATTGCATTATCACACCATATCAGTATTCCCTTGGTTTCTCCCACTCTTTAAACCTTTTAAGGAAGCATTTGCAAATGGATTTGTAATAATAACTaactatttaaacaataagagcAAACATATTTTTGGTGTTACttcaaaagtaaaattaaaaaacactgtttacttGGTTCAAACTGTGGAAAAAAAGCAATAcattttgtgatttcactgAAGGCAAGTTTTTTTCTTGAAAAGAAAGTTATTTTGTGAAActgacaatgaaactgaaaatctATTTTAACAAACGCAGTATTTGTCATGCACACAGCAGCGACACTGGCAAACGCTTGACTAGAAGTCtaaagtaggcctatatttgTAGTTGAAAACTTTCGCGGTCACATTAGCAACAATTTCACGGGCTAAACAGTCCcttgtctattgtcaatagaGTGGCAATGCACAAAGCactgctcacacagaagtcactttctgttggtcaatatggtgaatttgcataatttaaaagtgaaaaaaatctGCGTGTGGAAATTTTTCGTCCCATACTAGCTTGTTtcaccacagaaaaaaaaaaaaaaaaaaaagataattgcagtAATAACTTTTTTCTCCCAATTagaagtttatatctcacaattcagacatttttttagaattgcgagtttgtaGGCTCGTAATTCGGACTTCATaaatcacaattgcgagtttatacctcacaattctgagaaaaaactgaactgtgagatataaagtcacaattctgagagcTAAAGTCGCAAGTTTTTTCCCTCGCAATTGTTTACATCTtgtaattctgacatttttctcagaattgtgatataaactcagaactatgaaaataagtcagaactgagatcacaattctgagaaaaaagctCACAATTCCGACATTTTCTCGCAATAGTGattgtatctcacaattctgagaaataaaaagTTGAGATATAAACGCGCAACTTGTGACTTTTTTAACTATTCCGTAGCTGAAaaaaagtgacttctgtgtttcatacatcactacactattgacaataaaCAATTGACAATTTGTTGTCAAAATTTCTCTAGTGTGATCGCAATGCGTTCCCCAGATGTCCTCAAAGGCTGATGCTTTTTCTACAACGCCTTTACACATCAACAACAGCAACACTGCAAAATTTTTAATGGTTCCTTCTTTTCTGGTATTCTACATTAAAAGCAATTTTGGCCACCATCCTATGCCGTAGGAGTCCTATTATATTACAGATTTGAACATTGGCTTGTTTCTTATGAGGTAAAACAACCATTTTTGTCAATTTCTCATACATCATAATACAAAAGCATGCCATCTTTAGTGAACTAAAGCTGGCTTTACATTAAATTTGAATGCTGCACATTTCATGATGCAAAACCTGTCAGCATCACAGTCAATACTTTAACTACTCTGTGCTAGAAATGTCACCTACAGCACCTAAACAAACTAATGAAAACCtctgaaaatgtatataatatggCATACTTGGCcctcaaatacacacaacacagtatatatgaataaatgtgcAGTAATAGTACTAAACACCAGTAATTTTTCCAAAACTATTTTCCATTTATAGGAACACTGTATATATCTCACtgctcaaataaaaatattttccccTTATAAAACTCAAATTATTTGCTCACCAACAATAATCATCTCATATCAAAGAATCCAAGTAAAAATCCAACATCCTGCCAAAAACTGATGGTCGTTACACAATCTCACATCAAGCATCAAACAAATGGACACTTCAGAAAGTCAGTATCCAGAGATCAACAAACATCGGTTTTCATCCATTAAATAAAGTTGATGCACCTTCTACAGAAACATGTATTGTTCTGAATAGGTGTAACTTTATGACACCCacacattttaataatgcataacT
The DNA window shown above is from Ctenopharyngodon idella isolate HZGC_01 chromosome 10, HZGC01, whole genome shotgun sequence and carries:
- the LOC127520713 gene encoding thymic stromal cotransporter homolog, which produces MNFMMSFRKYIAPLVFCAQVASSFFDTALQMVVKERCANATDQDSEQKAITNFNMTFNMLLKFMPIVPAILLAKVGDKGYRKVPIVVPLVGYFLSRGLLLLDIVLEWPLQVLYAVPVIHGLCGGFASYWAGVMALVSVCSSEEERSVRIMRTELVYGIAGFIGSLASGHLFDLYTVGFKQGGILSSLSVVLYFICLLYAAFILRFDNASVLGERQERRESLGIINQEARDKINIALLFVSGILYDIAVAGGMEMLAAYVLKDPLNWGATEVGYGNAAGSLLFITSFLGVKMFTRCSVKDESMIMVGMVSFALGIYFMAFVTTTPMYFLARSITLFALIPMPTIRSLLSKQVKGTSYGITFVMLQLSFKLASLVTTPIYTKIYQVTLDTFPGFVFILSSIFTVLSMIPISIVGCRSARQNVYERIQGN